From one Lolium rigidum isolate FL_2022 chromosome 4, APGP_CSIRO_Lrig_0.1, whole genome shotgun sequence genomic stretch:
- the LOC124706562 gene encoding G-type lectin S-receptor-like serine/threonine-protein kinase At2g19130 has protein sequence MAPHYILLGILLLHTSPWCSFAAPNGDTLTAGQALRVGEKLVSRNGKFALGFFQFQPASTISKSSHNAISPSPSLWYLGIWFNKIPVFTVVWVANRDEPITHPNLNQSQLKISSDGNLVIVVNHSSYTQSVVWSTHIVDNRTQTSSINTTISAAVLLNTGNLALTSEQKMLWESFDYPTDVGLPGAKFGRNKVTGLNRQGISRKSLIDPGIGSYSLELVDISGIILKRRTNPLVVYWRYASSGASALNLLPILKSLFDLDPRTKDLFRKITYVNNNQEEYYMYTLQDETSSSVFVSLDISGQIKLNVWSQANLSWQIIFAQPDDPCDPPASCGPFTVCSGKPHPSCDCMESFFEKSPQDWEFEDRTGGCIRNTPLNCTSDKNLTSSTDIFHPITPVQLPYNPQIISVATSQSKCEEACLSSCSCTAYSYGSRICSVWSGELLSVILVHGIDKNSGNVLYLRLAAKESLPSLRKNKTKPIVGGVTAASIFGFVLLMLMLLLLIWKKKFKWCGFSLCGNQASAGGIIAFRYTELARATKSFSEKLGGGAFGSVYKGVLSDSKTTIAVKKLDGASQGEKQFRAEVSSVGLIQHLNLVKLIGFCCEGEHRLLVYEHMLNGSLDGHLFKKSNNATVLSWNMRYQITLGVARGLSYLHQSCHKCIIHCDIKPENILVDSSFVPKVADFGLAIFVGRDFSRILTSFRGTTGYIAPEWLSGVPITPKIDVYSFGMVLLEIISGRRNSSVETSQNTSSSSSYKHEEYFPVQAISKLHSGDVGSLVDPQLHSDFSLEEAERVCKVACWCIQDSEFDRPTMGEIVRVLEGLREIYMPPMPRFLAAITE, from the coding sequence atggcTCCGCACTACATACTACTTGGGATCCTCCTCTTGCACACTTCTCCTTGGTGTTCCTTTGCAGCTCCAAATGGAGACACTCTCACGGCAGGCCAAGCACTCCGTGTTGGCGAAAAGCTTGTCTCAAGAAATGGCAAGTTCGCACTTGGCTTCTTCCAGTTCCAGCCAGCAAGCACCATCAGTAAGTCGTCCCATAATGCCATCTCCCCCAGCCCTAGCTTGTGGTACCTTGGCATATGGTTCAATAAGATCCCAGTTTTTACTGTTGTGTGGGTTGCTAATAGGGATGAGCCCATCACCCACCCCAACCTCAACCAATCACAGCTCAAGATCTCAAGTGATGGCAATCTTGTCATCGTAGTAAACCATTCAAGCTACACTCAATCTGTAGTTTGGTCCACCCACATTGTCGATAATAGGACACAAACCAGCAGCATAAACACTACCATCAGTGCTGCCGTTCTCTTGAACACTGGAAACCTTGCCCTGACATCCGAACAAAAGATGTTGTGGGAGAGCTTCGACTACCCAACAGATGTTGGGCTTCCTGGTGCCAAGTTTGGTCGGAACAAGGTCACTGGTTTAAATCGCCAGGGCATCTCCAGAAAGAGCCTCATTGATCCAGGTATCGGCTCATACAGCCTTGAACTAGTGGATATCAGTGGGATCATCCTGAAGCGCCGCACCAACCCCTTGGTAGTGTATTGGCGTTATGCATCTTCCGGAGCATCGGCATTGAATCTCTTACCAATACTCAAGTCACTGTTTGATTTGGATCCTCGGACCAAAGATTTATTCAGAAAAATAACATATGTTAATAACAACCAAGAGGAGTACTACATGTATACTTTACAGGATGAAACATCGTCTTCCGTATTTGTCTCACTAGACATCTCCGGTCAGATCAAGCTGAATGTCTGGTCGCAAGCCAACCTGTCTTGGCAAATCATATTTGCCCAACCTGATGATCCATGCGATCCACCTGCTTCCTGTGGACCTTTCACGGTCTGCAGCGGCAAGCCACATCCATCCTGTGACTGTATGGAGAGCTTCTTTGAGAAATCCCCGCAGGATTGGGAGTTTGAGGATCGAACAGGAGGATGCATCAGAAATACGCCGTTAAATTGCACCAGTGACAAAAACCTCACAAGTTCAACTGACATATTCCACCCCATTACTCCAGTTCAATTGCCTTATAACCCGCAAATCATATCCGTTGCTACCAGTCAGAGTAAATGCGAAGAAGCTTGTCTCAGTTCCTGCTCATGTACTGCTTATTCATATGGCAGTAGAATATGCTCTGTATGGAGTGGGGAATTGCTTAGTGTAATTCTGGTCCATGGCATTGATAAAAATTCTGGAAATGTTCTCTACCTTCGCCTTGCCGCCAAAGAATCGCTGCCAAGTTTGAGAAAGAACAAAACAAAACCAATCGTTGGAGGTGTTACTGCTGCAAGCATTTTTGGTTTTGTGTTACTAATGCTCATGCTGTTGTTACTGATTTGGAAGAAAAAATTCAAGTGGTGTGGTTTTTCTTTATGTGGCAATCAAGCTAGTGCTGGTGGAATTATAGCCTTCAGATACACTGAATTAGCCCGAGCTAccaaaagtttctcagaaaagctGGGAGGAGGTGCTTTTGGGTCTGTATACAAGGGAGTGTTAAGTGACTCGAAGACTACTATAGCAGTGAAAAAGCTTGATGGTGCGAGTCAAGGAGAGAAGCAATTCAGGGCCGAGGTGAGCTCAGTTGGACTGATCCAACATCTTAACCTAGTCAAATTGATTGGTTTCTGCTGCGAAGGTGAACACAGATTACTTGTGTACGAACACATGTTAAATGGGTCCCTTGATGGTCATCTGTTTAAGAAGAGTAATAATGCTACTGTGCTAAGCTGGAACATGAGATATCAGATAACCCTAGGAGTTGCCAGAGGATTGTCCTACTTGCATCAGAGTTGTCACAAATGCATCATACATTGTGATATTAAACCAGAAAACATACTTGTGGACTCATCATTTGTTCCCAAAGTTGCAGATTTTGGACTGGCAATCTTTGTGGGAAGGGATTTTAGCCGAATTCTGACTTCATTTCGAGGAACCACAGGTTATATTGCCCCAGAGTGGCTTAGCGGAGTTCCTATCACACCAAAAATTGATGTTTACAGCTTCGGCATGGTGTTATTGGAAATTATATCAGGAAGGAGGAATTCCTCAGTAGAAACATCGCAGAatactagcagcagcagcagttacAAGCATGAGGAATATTTCCCCGTTCAAGCCATCAGCAAGCTTCACAGCGGAGATGTGGGGAGTTTGGTGGATCCACAGTTACATAGTGACTTCAGTTTGGAAGAGGCTGAAAGGGTTTGCAAAGTTGCATGTTGGTGCATCCAAGACAGTGAGTTTGATCGGCCCACGATGGGTGAAATTGTCCGGGTTCTCGAGGGTCTACGGGAGATCTATATGCCCCCTATGCCAAGATTCCTTGCAGCTATAACGGAATAA